The Pseudarthrobacter sulfonivorans genome includes a window with the following:
- a CDS encoding helix-turn-helix transcriptional regulator, translated as MGQSAEFGKFLKVMRSRLTPEQAGIAATSGGRRVPGLRREEIARLADVSTDYYTRLEQGRNIHPSRAVMDSVARALRLDPGEQAHMFDLLENCAKSQHSPIPEQGVRPALRQLLDAVGNVPALVLGRRTDVLAGNRLAFLLLAKFPAMPAAERNLTRWVFLDPLAHDLFRDWETVAAEAVGTLRADIGRHPNDPQANQLVGELAVHSERFRQWWAGHRLATGSAGSVRLHHPVVGDLELNFEDLTLPDDPDQVLRVYSAKPGSPSADSLTLLGSFGAEVLAAAEAPRATEDTDASGAAKAP; from the coding sequence ATGGGTCAGAGCGCGGAGTTTGGAAAGTTCCTGAAGGTAATGCGGTCGCGGCTGACGCCGGAGCAGGCCGGGATAGCCGCGACCTCCGGTGGCAGGCGCGTCCCCGGGCTGCGACGCGAGGAAATCGCGCGCCTGGCGGACGTGAGCACCGACTACTACACCCGGCTCGAACAAGGCCGGAACATCCACCCCTCCCGGGCGGTGATGGATTCAGTGGCGCGGGCCCTGCGCCTGGATCCTGGCGAGCAGGCGCACATGTTCGACCTTCTGGAGAACTGCGCGAAGTCCCAGCATTCACCCATTCCGGAACAGGGTGTTCGGCCGGCGCTCCGCCAACTTCTGGATGCCGTGGGCAACGTTCCCGCCCTGGTTCTGGGCCGCCGCACAGATGTTCTGGCCGGCAACCGCCTGGCGTTCCTTCTGCTTGCGAAATTCCCAGCCATGCCGGCGGCGGAGCGGAACCTCACCCGATGGGTTTTCCTCGATCCACTCGCCCACGATCTCTTCCGGGACTGGGAGACGGTGGCGGCCGAAGCCGTCGGGACACTGCGCGCGGATATCGGCCGGCACCCCAACGACCCGCAGGCCAATCAACTCGTCGGCGAACTCGCGGTGCACAGCGAACGCTTCCGCCAGTGGTGGGCCGGACACCGGCTGGCCACGGGGTCCGCAGGCAGTGTTCGGCTTCACCATCCGGTCGTCGGGGACCTGGAACTGAACTTCGAAGACCTGACGCTTCCTGACGATCCAGACCAGGTGCTGCGGGTGTATTCGGCGAAGCCGGGCTCGCCGTCGGCTGATTCGCTGACCCTGCTCGGCAGCTTCGGTGCCGAAGTGCTGGCCGCCGCGGAAGCCCCGCGGGCAACAGAGGACACGGACGCATCCGGCGCCGCCAAGGCGCCCTGA
- a CDS encoding aldo/keto reductase, with translation MSQPQEITIPTVTLNNGVQIPQLGFGAFQVPPEETQRIVEGALEAGYRHIDTAAAYRNEAGVGAAIAASGIPRGEIFITTKLRNGEQGMAHQAFQNSRQALGLDYVDLYLIHWPVPAQGLFTEAWKDMEKLYANNQIRAIGVSNFLADHLDTLLPAADIVPAVNQIEIHPAFQQQELAAKNRSLGIAVEAYSPLGQGADLAAATVKSLAAKYGATPAQVVLAWHLSQGTIVIPKSVQAARMRENLGSAAVSLTPAEAAEITELESGARTGGDPAVAAHSQM, from the coding sequence ATGTCCCAGCCACAGGAAATTACCATCCCCACCGTGACCCTCAACAACGGCGTCCAGATCCCGCAACTCGGCTTCGGCGCATTCCAGGTCCCGCCGGAAGAAACGCAGCGCATCGTCGAGGGCGCGCTCGAAGCCGGCTACCGCCACATCGACACTGCCGCGGCGTACCGGAACGAGGCCGGCGTCGGGGCAGCCATTGCCGCTTCGGGCATACCCCGCGGGGAAATCTTCATCACCACCAAGCTGCGCAACGGTGAACAAGGAATGGCCCACCAGGCCTTCCAAAACAGCCGCCAAGCCCTGGGCCTGGACTACGTGGACCTCTACCTGATCCATTGGCCCGTGCCCGCACAGGGACTCTTCACGGAGGCCTGGAAGGACATGGAAAAGCTGTACGCAAACAACCAGATCCGCGCCATCGGAGTTTCGAACTTCCTGGCTGACCACCTGGACACGCTCCTGCCGGCGGCTGACATTGTCCCGGCCGTCAACCAGATCGAAATCCACCCCGCCTTCCAGCAGCAGGAACTGGCGGCCAAGAACCGCTCCCTGGGCATTGCGGTGGAGGCATACAGCCCATTGGGGCAGGGCGCCGATCTGGCAGCGGCCACCGTGAAATCCCTGGCCGCGAAATACGGTGCCACACCTGCCCAGGTTGTGCTCGCGTGGCATCTCAGCCAGGGCACCATCGTCATCCCGAAGTCGGTCCAGGCCGCACGCATGCGGGAAAACCTGGGCTCTGCCGCCGTGTCGCTGACGCCCGCGGAGGCAGCCGAAATCACGGAACTGGAGTCGGGCGCCCGCACCGGCGGGGATCCCGCCGTCGCCGCGCACAGCCAAATGTAG
- the hutG gene encoding formimidoylglutamase, whose protein sequence is MTNPTTQHTWTGRDDGPGPEHRRWHHAVNTAQAGTTGIAILGFRSDEGVRRNKGRVGAVDAPASIRSALAPMAAPAELLVHDLGDNTVVDGNLEDGQERLGAAVRQALDAGHLPVILGGGHETAFGTYTGLRASQVTDGRRIGIINLDAHFDLRAEAIPSSGTPFRQVADAERALGHGFNYTVVGISQPGNTEALFQTARELGVKYLLDEECTESRTEQVRQFTQDFIDSVDVVYLTIDLDVLPAYVAPGVSAPASYGVPLSVVLEVCRQLARSPKLAVVDVVELNPRFDVDSRTARTAARLIHTIATERSGHRHA, encoded by the coding sequence ATGACCAACCCCACCACCCAGCACACGTGGACGGGCCGCGACGACGGCCCCGGCCCAGAACACCGGCGCTGGCACCACGCAGTGAACACGGCCCAGGCCGGCACCACGGGAATCGCCATACTTGGGTTCCGCAGCGATGAAGGCGTCCGCCGGAACAAAGGCCGGGTCGGCGCCGTCGACGCTCCCGCAAGCATCCGCTCCGCCCTGGCACCCATGGCGGCGCCCGCGGAACTCCTGGTCCACGACCTTGGCGACAACACCGTGGTGGACGGAAACCTCGAGGACGGCCAGGAGCGTCTTGGCGCGGCCGTCCGCCAGGCCCTGGATGCGGGCCACCTGCCTGTCATCCTGGGCGGCGGCCACGAAACCGCCTTTGGCACCTACACGGGCCTCCGCGCCAGCCAGGTCACCGATGGACGCCGGATCGGCATCATCAACCTGGACGCGCATTTCGACCTCCGAGCGGAGGCCATCCCGTCCTCGGGCACGCCGTTCCGGCAGGTGGCCGACGCCGAGCGCGCCCTGGGCCACGGGTTCAACTACACAGTGGTGGGCATCAGCCAGCCCGGTAACACCGAGGCCCTGTTCCAGACAGCCCGGGAGCTTGGCGTCAAGTACCTCCTGGACGAGGAATGCACCGAGTCCAGGACTGAGCAGGTCCGGCAGTTCACGCAGGACTTCATCGACTCCGTGGACGTGGTCTACCTGACCATAGACCTCGACGTCCTCCCCGCGTACGTCGCCCCCGGTGTCAGCGCACCGGCGTCGTACGGGGTTCCGCTCTCCGTCGTGCTGGAAGTGTGCCGCCAGCTGGCCCGCTCCCCCAAGCTCGCCGTGGTCGACGTCGTCGAACTGAACCCCAGGTTCGACGTCGACTCCCGCACGGCACGCACGGCCGCACGCCTCATCCACACGATCGCCACAGAGCGATCCGGTCACCGGCATGCGTAG
- a CDS encoding IclR family transcriptional regulator: MHTDPSHSVMPEGNASRFVDILLEFARYRTLTAAQISKTTGIPASAVYRHLALLVQSGLVAQTRRRGQYSAGPETLRLAANFHQEAMVKGRISEQLQRLSDETQELAAYLVVRGAEALCVDAIEGPQMLRCSYSPGRSLPLLKGASAMALLAHLDPQEQSRIVAGLGLSSEDADNLNHELQLVQGRGFGLSYGAVDAGVWGVSFPVFDDGGRLLGAVSTMAPADRAVRREKQLIASTRDAALVLGHGEGSR, translated from the coding sequence ATGCATACAGATCCGAGCCATTCCGTGATGCCGGAAGGCAACGCCTCGCGGTTCGTCGACATCCTGCTCGAATTCGCGCGGTACCGGACTCTGACTGCAGCCCAGATCAGCAAAACAACGGGCATCCCCGCCAGCGCCGTGTACCGGCACCTGGCACTGCTGGTGCAGTCCGGGCTGGTGGCGCAGACCAGGCGCCGCGGGCAGTACAGTGCCGGCCCGGAAACCCTGCGCCTCGCCGCCAACTTCCACCAGGAAGCCATGGTCAAGGGCCGCATCTCGGAGCAACTACAGCGGCTCTCGGATGAAACCCAGGAACTGGCCGCCTACCTGGTGGTCCGCGGTGCGGAGGCACTGTGCGTGGATGCCATCGAAGGCCCGCAGATGCTGCGCTGCAGTTATTCGCCGGGCCGCTCGCTCCCCCTGCTGAAGGGCGCCAGCGCAATGGCCCTGCTCGCACACCTGGACCCCCAGGAGCAGAGCAGGATCGTGGCCGGCCTCGGGCTCAGCTCCGAGGACGCAGACAACCTGAACCACGAACTCCAGCTCGTCCAGGGCCGCGGCTTCGGCCTCAGCTACGGGGCGGTGGATGCGGGCGTCTGGGGCGTCAGTTTCCCCGTGTTCGACGACGGCGGCCGGCTTCTGGGTGCCGTCAGCACCATGGCTCCGGCGGACCGGGCGGTCCGGCGCGAAAAGCAACTCATAGCAAGCACCCGTGACGCCGCATTGGTGCTCGGACACGGAGAAGGATCCCGATGA
- a CDS encoding FMN-dependent NADH-azoreductase, giving the protein MPTLLHINASPRDAHSGSLQLARHFIDAVQDAGGERVTVEVLNLFDAGVLPDFGSIAAAAKMAVFSGQEQSPEQTHAWEAARAVFEQFAAADAYVFNIPMWNAGIPYVLKQWIDIVTQPGWTFGFDPAAGYRGLLEGKHALAIHSSGVYAPGVPAAFGQDFSSTFFADWLAFVGVEDAVHVRFAPTVLNGDVDGTRRKVEAELLDAVAGFAGKLRGAGVLEPASA; this is encoded by the coding sequence ATGCCTACGCTCCTGCACATCAATGCCTCGCCCCGCGACGCCCACAGCGGCTCGCTCCAGTTGGCACGCCACTTCATCGACGCCGTGCAGGATGCCGGCGGGGAGCGCGTCACGGTTGAGGTCTTGAACCTGTTCGACGCCGGAGTCCTCCCTGATTTCGGCAGCATCGCGGCCGCCGCTAAAATGGCCGTCTTCTCCGGCCAGGAGCAGAGCCCTGAGCAGACGCACGCGTGGGAGGCCGCCCGGGCCGTATTCGAACAGTTCGCGGCCGCCGACGCCTACGTCTTCAACATCCCCATGTGGAACGCAGGGATCCCGTACGTGCTCAAACAGTGGATCGACATCGTGACCCAGCCGGGCTGGACCTTCGGTTTCGACCCCGCGGCCGGCTACCGAGGCCTCCTGGAGGGCAAGCACGCCCTGGCCATCCACAGCAGCGGCGTCTACGCGCCCGGGGTTCCCGCAGCCTTCGGACAGGACTTCAGCAGCACCTTCTTCGCGGATTGGCTGGCTTTCGTCGGCGTCGAGGACGCCGTGCACGTGCGCTTCGCACCCACCGTGTTGAACGGCGACGTCGACGGCACCCGCCGCAAGGTGGAGGCGGAACTGCTCGACGCCGTCGCGGGCTTTGCCGGCAAGCTCCGCGGCGCCGGTGTTCTTGAGCCTGCCAGCGCCTGA